The Syngnathus scovelli strain Florida chromosome 17, RoL_Ssco_1.2, whole genome shotgun sequence sequence tttctgtATAACCAGGCTGATCGCATTGATGCGAGCACCGAGATTGATGCTTTGCTGACTAAAATCCTCCAGATTGAACGTGAAAATCAGGTGTGTTATTTGAAGAAAGCACACAAGTAAAGCCAGAATCTcaaaactgtgaggcagatgttcAAAATAGTTTTACATTCCAAAATCTTCCAAGGGAACACATATACTTTACATTTAGATGAAATAGCcttgtgtcccaatacttttgtccaggtAGTGTGTCATATCTGTTGTATTTATCCTCTGCAGCTTCTAAAAGGTGACCTTGGTGTAACAGAAAAAAGGGCGGAGGAGCTGATGTTTCTTCAGCAAAAGGAAAAGGTGAGCGTAATACTCTATGTGTCTTTTACTCGGCTCAAAGGTTGATGGAAAAATACCCCTATTTAAATCCCTTCTCATTTCCGATGACCACAGGAGAACAtcaaaagtgctcttaacaTAGCTAAATATGCAGAAGGCACTCGTGCCCGTATACAGGGGCAGCTTCGCAACAAGGAGGCGGAAAACAATCGACTGACCGTGCAAGTGCGGGTAAGAAGCCCTCAATCTGTTCCCCCCTCCCCGCCCCTAAAGTCATCACGTTGTACCACATGCTCCTTTTCTAGACACTTGAGCGAACCCTGACTCAACACAAGGCAGAGATAGACGACCTGAAAGCGTCCCTGACGGCTCTGACCGAGCAGACCTCGCAGGAGAAGGAAGCCCTCAAAAAGGCCTCGCGCGTGCACAAGCAGAAAGCCGAGCGCGTCGAGGCCACCCTCGACAAATGCTTGAGTCAGCTGCAGGAGAAGGTGAGACTGCTGTCCATACACTTGACTCTCTTGTTGCAGACTGTAAACATTTTTTATCCTGGAGCAGGACGCCCAGCTGTCAACTCTCCAAGAAAAGAGTGAGACGTGGAAGCTGGAGAAAGAGCAGCTGACCGAGGACAAGCACAAACTAACTGCTCACGTGGAGTTACTGCAAAAGTAAGTTTGGACTTGGTTATTCAGTTTGTTTGAAGTTGCATAAAAAAAGCATTACATTAGACTTCTGCTGACAGAAACACTGATAATATGTCTCCTTTAACTTTGTTCCTTGAAGGCAAGTCACCGGCATCCCAATAAGACTTCAAAAGGACATGCAGAGGCAGACAGCAATGGTGAAGGAATGGGAAAAGGAATTTATGGAGAGGATGAAAGAAAGGAACGAGCAGGAGGATAGGGAGGAGGACTGGGGGAAGGCAAAGGTGGAGAAGGAGAGAAGAGAGTTTGAAGACCGGGAGAAGGTGAGGGGGGAGTGGGAAACCCGGGAGAAGGAAGGGGTGAGGGAAAGGGCGGAGAAGGAAAGGTGGGAGTGGGAAGACCAGGAGAAGGAATGGGTGAAGGAAAGGGCGAAGGGTGAGAAGAAGAGGAGAGAGTGGGAGAAGGAACGTGAGGAGAGGCAGGAAAAGACAAGAAAACGAGAGGAGAGGGCAATGGAGAAAGCTAGGGGGTGCAGCTCCGAAAGGGAGGAGCCGCAAGGGGAGAGAGTGGAGGAGATGGTGGATATCCCCGCGAGACATGACGGTGTGGCACAGCAGTTCCAAAGCTGCGAAGTGGAAAAGGAGAACGACAGCGGCAGTTACGCTACGCTCAAGGTACAACTCGGTTGGACACGCCTCTAAAATCAAACCGACAAACTTTTGTGCTCACCGTTGATTTATATCTATTCCTAGAAGTCAATTTTCCACAATGTGTCACCTTTAAAAGTGTCACAAAATCGAagtaatctgtgtgtgtgtgtgtgtcacggcTGCCCAGTTGGAGGAGCAACTTGCTGAATGTGAGGCAGCCCTGGTCC is a genomic window containing:
- the LOC125984999 gene encoding outer dense fiber protein 2 isoform X5, with protein sequence MSACCLFWDLSSYHRLHASGSFGKLSQGCRGIMCPEDERQSQPPGCSSSARYSVTLTCGDPESSHEAPKTIWTSTGGNRTPQVEIHCPRNTGDNDKGFGSFVKRLMDAEAAIISAAMQIESFKDILKDSQPTAVNKQRMVKQSGLLLQKLEDFRQINQVVRKRLNQLLDEEADRIDASTEIDALLTKILQIERENQLLKGDLGVTEKRAEELMFLQQKEKENIKSALNIAKYAEGTRARIQGQLRNKEAENNRLTVQVRTLERTLTQHKAEIDDLKASLTALTEQTSQEKEALKKASRVHKQKAERVEATLDKCLSQLQEKDAQLSTLQEKSETWKLEKEQLTEDKHKLTAHVELLQKQVTGIPIRLQKDMQRQTAMVKEWEKEFMERMKERNEQEDREEDWGKAKVEKERREFEDREKVRGEWETREKEGVRERAEKERWEWEDQEKEWVKERAKGEKKRREWEKEREERQEKTRKREERAMEKARGCSSEREEPQGERVEEMVDIPARHDGVAQQFQSCEVEKENDSGSYATLKLEEQLAECEAALVQEKRMSGEKDRIVEQFQNQLQTQVNLVKPTTELRESSSKLQEQVDTLQKTLEELRQEKLKLEQKLETQEQALCHSNQLLEQSSTRCTDLERQLEQRMSEYQAINQQLAQCSGDLLNFKEQVKNFKEQVLSKDEALQITVNELRLLRQSKLTVEKKFEARVKELQFSLDKCESHKKNMQNYVDFLKNSYLMIFEDQISTFWSSTFMK